In the Blattabacterium sp. (Blattella germanica) str. Bge genome, AAAATTTTGGAATAACTACTTTTTTTGATAAAAATGTAATGACATTAAAGAAAAAATTAAATTTTTGTGAAAAAAAATTCATAGAATTAAATTTAAATAAAACTCCAGATATCGCACAAACTATTGTTGTTACTTGTGCAGCTCTAGGGATAAAATGTAGTTTAAAAGGGTTAGAAACATTAAAAATTAAAGAAACAGATAGGTTGCTAGCATTGAAAGAAGAATTATTAAAATTTGGAGTCATAACGAACATTACAGATTCTTGTTTAGAAATCACAGACTTTTCTAGAAAAAAAATCAATTCCTTTATAAAAATAAAAACTTATCAAGATCACAGAATGGCAATGTCTTTTTCTACATTTGGATTATGTTCTTCTTTTTTACAAATAGAGGACCCAAATGTTGTAAAAAAATCATATCCTAATTTTTGGAATGATTTAAGATCTTTAGGTTTTTCAATTGATTATTATGAGGAATAAAGAATTCTTCTTGCCATAATAAATCTATGATTCCAGTATTTTTGATATAATTGAGATATAATTACTCCATTAGATGTAGAAGCATGAATGAAAAATATATTATTGGGACTCACATGAATAACCATTCCTACATGATTTATTTTTTTAGATGTTCCTGTTGCAAAAAATAATAGATCTCCTTTTTCTATTTGTTCTTTAGGAACAAAAAAACCTTTTTTAGCTTGATGATAAGAAATTCGTGGTAAAGATATTTTGTAAGAAGCAAAAACGTTTTTTATAAAAGCAGAACAATCAATTCCTGTTTTAGTTTTTCCTCCATATCTATATGGAGTGAACATATAGTTTTTAGCTTTTTCTATAATACATTCTGTTTTTTCTTTAAAAAACAGTTTTTGATTGATGATTTGAAAATAATTTTTTGAATTTTTATAATTGTTGCTGCATGTATTTTGCTTCTTTTTTCTAAAAGAAATTCTTTCATATTTTTGTTCTACATTCCCATATAATGAAACAGAAAGAAAATGATAATAAAAAACTACAAGTAAAACAATTTTAGAGTTTATAATAAGGATTGTTTTTTTTAAAGCAATTCAAACAGACACTCAAATATAAACAAAATACTTGTATTAAACACAAAAAAAATTTAATTTGTGTTCTTAATTTTTTTTTTGGCCCATTCGTCTATTGGTTAGGACGTCAGGTTTTCATCCTGGAAAGAGGGGTTCGATTCCCCTATGGGCTACTATAATTTATGGATTATGGCAAATCATTTATCTTCTTTGAAAAGAATTAGACAAAATCGTACTAAACGTTTACGTAACAAATATGTATATAAGAGTACAAAAACAGCCATAAAAAAATTATTAAAGGAAAAAAATAAGGAAAAATATTCTATTGTAATTTCTATGATAGATAAATTAGCTAAGAAAAATATTATACATGGAAATAAAGCGGCTAGATTGAAAAAACAATTAAATAAAAAATTATTCTCTAATTGATTATTGTATTGAATGAAATATTTTTTGAAATTCCATCATGGCATAGCTTTTTTAGTAATTTCTTTTTTGATAGTGGAAATGATCTATCTTTTATGGTGCAGATATTATGGAACGCAAATAAAGGGAGAACTTTTTTTTAAAATCATATTGAATGGAACAATAGTCACTATGCTTTTTCAAATTCTTATTGGTTTATTCTTGATGAATTTCTATTTTTTTTCATTCAAAAATGAAATTAACATAATCAAGATTTTAAAACAAGAAAAAATTCGTTTGAAGTTGATAGAACATCCCATTATGATGATGATTGGATTTTTTATATTTGTCCTTTTTACAATAAATTTTTTCAAAAAAAACAAATTACTAACACGGTTTTATTTTTATTTTTTTTATCTGTATTAACCATAATGATTCGTTTCCCTTTCAAGATATGAAAATAAGTCCACTTTCTCCAATAGGAATATTTGATTCTGGAATTGGCGGACTGCTTATAGCTAAAGAAATCAAAATTCAGATGCCTAATGAAGATTTGATTTATTTTGGAGATACTAGAAATATGCCTTATGGAGAAAAATCTAAAGAATTTATTATAGAAAATTCTATGAAAATAGCTTCTTTTCTTTATAAAAAAAAATGCAAAGCTTTAGTTATAGCGTGTAATTCCATTACATCCAATGCGTTAGATATTCTTTGTAAAACATTCCATAGAAAAATATTAATATTTAATGTAATAGATCCTATAGTGAAACATAAAATACTTCTTTCTTCCAAAAGAATAGGAATAATTGCTACACCTGCTACAATACGTTCAAATTTTTATACAAAAGAAATCAAAAAATATTATCATCATTTAGATATAGTTCAAATATCTACATCTTTATTAGCTCCAATGATTGAAAAAGGTTTTAAAATAAAAAAAAATATTATCAATAATTATTTAAATCGTTTAAAATCAATAGATACACTTTTACTTGCCTGTACTCATTATCTATTTCTTAAACAAGAAATAGATAATTTTTATCATGGAAAAGTTCGTTTAATTGATATACAAAAAATAGTAGTACAAGAAATAAAAAAAACATTAAATGATGATAAATTATTGTGTAATCATCCAACCTGGAATAGAAAATTCCCTATTTTTTATACATCTAGTTTGATCCCTACTTTTTTTGAGAAACAAGTTAGAATTCTTTTTGGAAAAAAAGTATTTATTAAAACACACGTTTTTAATTTTTCCTAATTTGTGCATCTATTACAGATAAAGTCGCTAAATTAACTATTTCTTCTATACTGGATTGCATTTGCATAACATGTGCCGGTTTTCGCATTCCTAACATTACAGGGCCAATTGTTTGAACATTTCCTAATCCTCTAATAAATTTATAAGTTAAATTTCCTGATTCTAGATTTGGAAATATAAAAATATTTGCTCTTTTTTTGACAAGTTTGGAAAAAGGAAACTTGCTAGCTAATAAAAATTCATTTAGAGCAAAATCAGGTTGTAATTCTCCATCGACTATTAAATTTGGATATTTTTTATGTAAAAAAGCTACTGTCTGAGATACCTTAGAAGATGTTTTTGAATTAGATGAAAAATTTTGAAAAGATAACATTGCTATATGTGGTTCAATATCAAAAGCTTTCACTACATGAGATGCCATTAAAGCTATTCTAGCTAATTCTTCACTTGTTGGATCTGGAATGACGGCTGTATCAGCCAAAAACAAGGGACCACGTTTTGTCAATAAAATCATCATTCCTGCTGTTTTGTGAACGGAATCTGCTCTACCTATAACTTCTAACATAGGACGTAAACTCAATGAAAAACTTCTTGAATATCCTGTAATAACCGCATCTGCCTCTCCTTGATCTACCATCATTGCCCCAAAATGATCATTTGTACGCATACGTATTTTTGAATCGTATAAAGTCAAACCTTTCCGGTTTCTTCTTTCCCAAAGGATTTGAAGTAAAAATTTTCTTACTTTTTCTCTATTTTCTTCTTTTTCTGGATCTACAATTTCTAATTCAACATCTAGGTTATTTTCATTGATTAAACGTTTGATACGATCTTCATTTCCTAAAACAACGGGAACAGAAACAATTCCTTCCTCATGAAGAATTTGAACAGATTTCAATATATCATATTCTTCTCCATTACAAAAAACAACTTTTTTAGGATTTGTACGTGCTCTATTTTGGATCATTCGAAGCATTTTACTTTCGTAACCCATCCTATCAAGCAATTTTTCTTGATAGATTTTCCAATCTAAAATAGGATTTCTCGCTACTCCAGAATCCATAGCGGCTTTAGCTACAGCAGGAGCAACACGAGTAATCAAACGATTATCAAAAGGCTTTGGAATAATATATTCTTTTCCAAAAGAAATATTTTTTTTATTATAAACAATATTGACCTGTTCTGGAACAGGTTCTTTTGCCAAAGAAGCTATAGCATGTACAGCTGCTAATTTCATTTCATCATTAATTACACTAGCATGAACATCTAGAGCTCCTCTAAAAATATAAGGAAATCCTAAAACATTGTTAACTTGGTTTGGATAATCACTTCTTCCAGTAGCCATAATAATATCTGGACGGACTTGAATTGCTAAGTTATAATCTATTTCTGGATCTGGGTTTGCCATAGCAAACACAATCGGATTTTTTCCCATACTTTTTAACATATTAGGAGTTAATATACCTCCTATAGATAAACCAATGAAAACATCCGCGTTTTCGATAGCTTGATCTAATTTTGGAACAGGATAAGTATTTACAGAAAATTCCTTTTTTTCTTTATTCAAATCGGTTCTTGAAGAATGCAATAACCCTTTGCTGTCAAACATGAGAATATTTTCAGGTTTTACGCCAAGTTGTTTATAAGTTCTTGTACAGGAAATGGCAGCAGCTCCTGCCCCATTAACTACCATTTTAATTTCATGAATTTTTTTTCCAACATAGGTGATAGCATTAAGCAATGCAGCTCCTGAGATAATCGCTGTTCCATGTTGATCATCATGCATAACAGGAATACTTAGTTCTTTTTTAAGTCTTCTTTCTATTTCAAAAGCTTCTGGAGCTTTTATATCTTCTAGATTGATTCCTCCAAAAGTAGGGGCAATAGCTTTGACTGTTTCTATAAATTTTTCTGGATCAGATTCGTCTATTTCTATATCGAAAACATCAATCCCAGAAAAAATTTTGAATAAAAGAGCTTTTCCTTCCATTACCGGTTTAGAGGCTAATGCTCCAATATCTCCAAGACCTAATACAGCAGATCCATTAGTAATGACTGCGACAAGATTTCCTTTAGATGTATATTTATATACTTCTTGAGAAGAACGAGCTATTTCTTTACAAGGTTCTGCTACTCCTGGAGAATAAGCAAGAGATAGATCTCTTTGACTACTATATTTTTTAGTGGGTGTTATTTGTATTTTTCCAGAAGGAAATTGACTATGATAATTTAAAGATTCTTCACGAAATTTACTTATGTTTTTTATCATTATGTTAATAATTAATAATATAATTTTGAAATAGATACAGGATTGATGAAAAAAAATATTCTCATTTCCAAATGATATCTTTTTCGAAGAAATATTTTTTACCTGATTTCCACCTGATTATAAGTTTATAATATCCTTTTTTCAAAAATTTTTTAGGAATAAATAATATTTTTTTTGAAGATTTCAATATTTTGAAAGATTTTGTTAAATCCAAATCTTTAGAAGATGATCTAAATAAAGTAAAAAATCCATAAAAATTATCATTAATAGGTGGAAATAGAATTTCAACTCCAGAAGATAAAATGGAAATTTTTATTTTCTTAGGAAGTTCTAACACATTTTTTTTTTCATTTATAATTTCTTGATATTTCATTTCTTCTTCATAATATCTATCTGATACAAGTTGGCTTCCTACATGTGGAAAAAAAAAGGCGATATAAATAATAAAGATTATAAAAAAAACCAAAGATAACACAATTCCGGTATCCCAATTGAATTTTATTTTCATAATTCAAATTTTATTTGAGGAAAACTATAATGCTAAAAATCGAAATGTATAACAATCTATAGTAGAACATCATTTATATCTTGCTCCATTCTGTTATTTTTTTTCCTTGTGGAGCTTTAGATGTTAAAGGTTTTTTAGATTTTTGATTAATAAAATAAACATAACTAGATATTTTTTCAATATCGTTTCCTTTAATTTCTCCTGATTTTCCAAAAGCTCGCATAGTCGGATTATTATCGCTTCCATTCCATATGATAGAAAAAATGTTTTTAAATAAATTTTTTTCTTTCGTATTGATCCAATAATCATCTGTTAAATTAGGTCCTATATTTCCACTTCCATCTGATTGATGACAAGTAGCACAATTTTCATCAAAAAGAGTTTTCCCACTATCAATTAAATTTTCCTTAAAACAAGCATTTTCTATAGTTACTTGTGGAGTATTTTTTTCAAAAATTTCTATTTGTTTCAACTGATTCTTATAAGCTATTTCATATTCTTTATAAGGGTTAGAAAAATCCATGAATAAATAAGAAAAAAAATAAATTGCGGAAAAAATAATTGTCATATAAAAAAGATGGATCCACCACATTGGTAATCTATTATCTAATTCTATAATTCCATCAAATCCATGATCTATTTTTTTTACTCCATCATTCATTTTTTTAGGATCATGAAATATAAATTTATAAAGTCTGTAAAAATAGTTCCCTTCGTTTTCTTCAAAGATTTTTATCCTTTCTTTTTCTTCGATAGATTGTAATTTTTTTCTAAAAATCAAACTATTAACAAATTCTAAAATCCATAACAATATTGTAGTTACAATCAAAAAAGAAATTGTAATAGGATGAACTAAATAATAAATATGATTATAACTTCTAAAAAAGACATAGAACATAAATATTATAATAGATAAAAAAGAAGGAATCATAATAAAAGAAGGAATTCTAGATCTCATAATTTTTTCTTTTTTTTTCTTCTTCTAATTCTAAAGGGATTGAACTGATTTTTTCATAATATTTTTTCGGTTTTGAAAACACAAAAAATAAAATCAAAAAGAAAACCAATAAAAATAAAATTAACATAATAGATTGAAAAATTCCTACATTTATTTCTTTTGTAAAATACTGTTTAAAAAAACTTATCATTAATTTTTTAAGATTTAATATCTGTTCCAATCCTTTGTAAATAAGCAATAAGAGCTATAATTTCTCTTTTATCTAAAGGGATAAATTTTTCTTTTTCCACTTTTTTTTGTCGATTCATTTCTATTTCCAAACTTGGAAACTCTTTATATATGTCAGATACAATTTTATTTGCTTGACGATCCATATCTTGATTTACATTTTTTATATCTTTTAAAGTATATGGAACTCCTAATTTGATCATTGCTTTTATTTTTTTTTCTGTATTAGACCTATCCAATTTATTATAAATTAACCAAGGATATCTTGGCATAATGGATCCAGGTGAAGTAGATCTAGGGTTATACATATGATTATAATGCCAAGAATTAGGATTTTTCCCTCCTTCTCTGGCTAAATCTGGTCCTGTTCGTTTAGATCCCCAAAGAAATGGATGATCATATACAAACTCTCCTGCTTTAGAATATTCTCCATAACGAACAACCTCATCTCTAAATGGACGGACTTGTGCACTATGACAAGCATTACACCCTTCTCTAACAAATAAATCTCTCCCTTCCAATTCAAGCGCCTTATAAGGTTTTACATTATGAATAGTAGGAACATTAGATTTAATCACTAAAGTAGGAATGATTTCTATAAATCCTCCAATAGCTACTGCGATAAAGGAAAGAACTGTTAATTGTATTGGTTTTCTTTCTAACCAACTGTGAAACTTTTCATTTTTCTCTTTTATATTTTCTCCATAAAATGGATCGCATTTGAATTTCTCATTATCAATTGAATAACCTTTTTGAATCGTTTTAAAAATATTAAAAATCATTAAAACAAAACCTAAAAAATAAATCATACCACCTATAAATCTTATTTTATAAAATGGAATGATGGATAATACTGAATCTAAAAAATTTTTATAAGCTAAAGTTCCATCAGGATTGAATTTTTTCCACATCATAGATTGTAATATAGATCCAAAATACATTGGAAAAATGTACAATACAATTCCTAAAACACCTAACCAAAAATGGATATTAGCTAATGATATAGAGTATAATTTAGTATTCCACATTTTTTGTGTAAGCCAATATATAACTCCAAAAGCCATAAACCCGTTCCATCCTAAAGTTCCTAAATGAACATGAGCTATAATCCAATCTGTAAAATGTCCAATAGAATTCAAAGTTTTAGTAGCAAGCATCGGTCCTTCAAAAGTAGCCATTCCATAACAAG is a window encoding:
- a CDS encoding C40 family peptidase translates to MFTPYRYGGKTKTGIDCSAFIKNVFASYKISLPRISYHQAKKGFFVPKEQIEKGDLLFFATGTSKKINHVGMVIHVSPNNIFFIHASTSNGVIISQLYQKYWNHRFIMARRILYSS
- the rpsT gene encoding 30S ribosomal protein S20, with amino-acid sequence MANHLSSLKRIRQNRTKRLRNKYVYKSTKTAIKKLLKEKNKEKYSIVISMIDKLAKKNIIHGNKAARLKKQLNKKLFSN
- the murI gene encoding glutamate racemase, with protein sequence MKISPLSPIGIFDSGIGGLLIAKEIKIQMPNEDLIYFGDTRNMPYGEKSKEFIIENSMKIASFLYKKKCKALVIACNSITSNALDILCKTFHRKILIFNVIDPIVKHKILLSSKRIGIIATPATIRSNFYTKEIKKYYHHLDIVQISTSLLAPMIEKGFKIKKNIINNYLNRLKSIDTLLLACTHYLFLKQEIDNFYHGKVRLIDIQKIVVQEIKKTLNDDKLLCNHPTWNRKFPIFYTSSLIPTFFEKQVRILFGKKVFIKTHVFNFS
- a CDS encoding NADP-dependent malic enzyme, yielding MIKNISKFREESLNYHSQFPSGKIQITPTKKYSSQRDLSLAYSPGVAEPCKEIARSSQEVYKYTSKGNLVAVITNGSAVLGLGDIGALASKPVMEGKALLFKIFSGIDVFDIEIDESDPEKFIETVKAIAPTFGGINLEDIKAPEAFEIERRLKKELSIPVMHDDQHGTAIISGAALLNAITYVGKKIHEIKMVVNGAGAAAISCTRTYKQLGVKPENILMFDSKGLLHSSRTDLNKEKKEFSVNTYPVPKLDQAIENADVFIGLSIGGILTPNMLKSMGKNPIVFAMANPDPEIDYNLAIQVRPDIIMATGRSDYPNQVNNVLGFPYIFRGALDVHASVINDEMKLAAVHAIASLAKEPVPEQVNIVYNKKNISFGKEYIIPKPFDNRLITRVAPAVAKAAMDSGVARNPILDWKIYQEKLLDRMGYESKMLRMIQNRARTNPKKVVFCNGEEYDILKSVQILHEEGIVSVPVVLGNEDRIKRLINENNLDVELEIVDPEKEENREKVRKFLLQILWERRNRKGLTLYDSKIRMRTNDHFGAMMVDQGEADAVITGYSRSFSLSLRPMLEVIGRADSVHKTAGMMILLTKRGPLFLADTAVIPDPTSEELARIALMASHVVKAFDIEPHIAMLSFQNFSSNSKTSSKVSQTVAFLHKKYPNLIVDGELQPDFALNEFLLASKFPFSKLVKKRANIFIFPNLESGNLTYKFIRGLGNVQTIGPVMLGMRKPAHVMQMQSSIEEIVNLATLSVIDAQIRKN
- a CDS encoding FixH family protein, with the protein product MKIKFNWDTGIVLSLVFFIIFIIYIAFFFPHVGSQLVSDRYYEEEMKYQEIINEKKNVLELPKKIKISILSSGVEILFPPINDNFYGFFTLFRSSSKDLDLTKSFKILKSSKKILFIPKKFLKKGYYKLIIRWKSGKKYFFEKDIIWK
- a CDS encoding cbb3-type cytochrome c oxidase N-terminal domain-containing protein — translated: MRSRIPSFIMIPSFLSIIIFMFYVFFRSYNHIYYLVHPITISFLIVTTILLWILEFVNSLIFRKKLQSIEEKERIKIFEENEGNYFYRLYKFIFHDPKKMNDGVKKIDHGFDGIIELDNRLPMWWIHLFYMTIIFSAIYFFSYLFMDFSNPYKEYEIAYKNQLKQIEIFEKNTPQVTIENACFKENLIDSGKTLFDENCATCHQSDGSGNIGPNLTDDYWINTKEKNLFKNIFSIIWNGSDNNPTMRAFGKSGEIKGNDIEKISSYVYFINQKSKKPLTSKAPQGKKITEWSKI
- a CDS encoding CcoQ/FixQ family Cbb3-type cytochrome c oxidase assembly chaperone — protein: MISFFKQYFTKEINVGIFQSIMLILFLLVFFLILFFVFSKPKKYYEKISSIPLELEEEKKRKNYEI
- the ccoN gene encoding cytochrome-c oxidase, cbb3-type subunit I, whose translation is MKLNTSYYYNNRIVKAFLYATMFWAFIGFLAGLFVALLLFYPDIPELIFGNKLKDTQGIMGFGRWRMLHTSTAVFAFVGNIIFTGYYYALQRLLKTRVFSDTLSWIHFWGWQIFIFSTWITFLLGINTSKEYAEHEWPIDIGIFFIWIVYGINMIGTILKRRIKHLYVSIWFLLGTWVAVAMLHLFNNLELPISLLSFKSYSIYAGVQDALMQWWYGHNAVAFILTTPILGLMYYFVPKASNQPIFSYKLSIIHFWSLIFVYIWAGPHHLMYTSLPNWAQMLGTIFSIMLIAPSWGGMLNGLLTLRGDWNQVKKNPILKFFVVGITCYGMATFEGPMLATKTLNSIGHFTDWIIAHVHLGTLGWNGFMAFGVIYWLTQKMWNTKLYSISLANIHFWLGVLGIVLYIFPMYFGSILQSMMWKKFNPDGTLAYKNFLDSVLSIIPFYKIRFIGGMIYFLGFVLMIFNIFKTIQKGYSIDNEKFKCDPFYGENIKEKNEKFHSWLERKPIQLTVLSFIAVAIGGFIEIIPTLVIKSNVPTIHNVKPYKALELEGRDLFVREGCNACHSAQVRPFRDEVVRYGEYSKAGEFVYDHPFLWGSKRTGPDLAREGGKNPNSWHYNHMYNPRSTSPGSIMPRYPWLIYNKLDRSNTEKKIKAMIKLGVPYTLKDIKNVNQDMDRQANKIVSDIYKEFPSLEIEMNRQKKVEKEKFIPLDKREIIALIAYLQRIGTDIKS